Proteins encoded in a region of the Deefgea piscis genome:
- a CDS encoding FAD-binding oxidoreductase has protein sequence MTESHGLLFGENTAPYCLDQRRRFQGQALAVARPKSTEQLVELVKLCAEHHIAMVPQGGNTSLCGAATPDSSGHSLIIAFERMNQFIEVDADNNTITVDAGVTLQQVQTAALAANRLFPANWGAAASCQIGGALATNAGGVNVLRYGNMRELTLGLEVVLADGTIWHGLRGLRKDNTGYDLKQLFVGAEGTLGLISRAVLRLYPLPTAHATALIDVDSPAVAVELLRDLQAKVGDRVTSFELISRPCLDLLKRHFPELQQPFSPSPAWCVLLELSDGGNSEQLISQLAEILFDAGFSNAYVAQNQRQAQDFWRLRERIPEAQRIEGVSIKHDISIPVGDIPRFLTECQNELIQQYPDANIVAFGHLGDGNLHYNLFLTEKTALIYQFELAINAIVYRLVAQYNGSISAEHGIGQLKKQSLSQYRTATELLMMRSIKQALDPQQLMNPGKVLLDLNQQID, from the coding sequence ATGACTGAATCTCACGGCCTATTGTTCGGCGAAAACACTGCGCCCTATTGTCTCGATCAACGCCGTCGTTTCCAAGGCCAAGCATTGGCCGTCGCCCGCCCGAAATCAACTGAACAACTGGTGGAGCTGGTCAAACTTTGCGCAGAGCACCACATTGCGATGGTGCCACAAGGTGGCAATACCAGTTTATGTGGTGCCGCTACGCCAGACAGCAGCGGCCATAGCCTGATTATCGCTTTTGAACGGATGAATCAATTCATCGAAGTCGACGCCGACAACAACACCATTACCGTGGATGCCGGCGTCACGCTACAACAAGTGCAAACCGCCGCTTTAGCCGCCAATCGCTTATTTCCAGCCAATTGGGGGGCCGCCGCCAGTTGCCAAATTGGCGGTGCGCTGGCCACCAATGCCGGTGGCGTCAATGTACTGCGCTACGGCAATATGCGCGAACTCACCCTCGGCCTCGAAGTCGTACTGGCTGATGGCACGATTTGGCATGGCTTACGCGGTTTACGCAAAGACAATACGGGCTACGATCTCAAGCAATTATTTGTTGGCGCGGAAGGCACTTTAGGTTTAATCAGCCGTGCCGTATTGCGGCTTTATCCACTGCCAACGGCGCACGCTACCGCCTTAATCGACGTCGATTCACCAGCGGTTGCCGTTGAATTACTGCGCGATCTACAAGCTAAAGTGGGTGATCGAGTCACCTCATTTGAGTTAATTTCGCGCCCCTGCCTAGATTTACTCAAGCGGCATTTTCCAGAGCTGCAACAACCCTTTAGCCCATCACCGGCTTGGTGTGTCTTACTTGAGCTGTCTGATGGCGGCAATAGCGAGCAATTAATTTCGCAATTAGCCGAGATTTTATTTGATGCGGGCTTTAGCAATGCCTATGTGGCACAAAATCAGCGGCAAGCGCAAGATTTTTGGCGTTTACGTGAACGCATTCCCGAAGCGCAGCGCATTGAAGGCGTGAGTATTAAACACGATATCAGCATTCCTGTCGGCGACATTCCGCGTTTTTTAACTGAATGCCAAAATGAATTAATTCAGCAATATCCCGATGCCAATATCGTGGCTTTTGGTCATTTAGGTGATGGCAATTTGCATTACAACTTGTTTTTAACTGAAAAAACCGCGTTGATTTATCAATTTGAGCTAGCCATCAACGCCATCGTTTATCGTTTAGTGGCTCAATATAATGGCAGCATTAGTGCTGAGCATGGGATTGGGCAATTAAAGAAACAATCTCTGAGTCAATATCGAACCGCAACCGAGCTTTTAATGATGCGAAGTATCAAACAAGCACTCGACCCACAACAACTCATGAACCCAGGTAAAGTTTTGCTGGATTTAAATCAGCAAATTGATTGA
- a CDS encoding homoserine kinase, which produces MSVFTTVAIDEITPFLHRYSLGQLVELKGISAGVTNTNYFVTTTHGKYVLTLFETLRADELPFYVNLMVHLAQHGIAVAAPIANLQHQYIDELNGKPTLLVPCLPGSVAESPTVEQCAQVGEMLAQMHLAAASYPAKMPNPRGPHWWTTIAPTLYSLMNPQDADLLAAEVALQTQHQHDTLPTGVIHADLFRDNALMNGEHVGGFIDFYYACTDVLLYDLAITLNDWCVLEDGEIDDERALAMLKAYQSVRPLNPAEIQAWPTLLRAAALRFWVSRLLDFYQPAAGEMTFAKDPSHFQRVISRHAQRRNFWI; this is translated from the coding sequence ATGTCTGTTTTTACTACCGTCGCCATCGACGAAATTACGCCATTTTTGCACCGCTATTCATTAGGCCAATTGGTCGAGCTTAAAGGCATTTCTGCCGGTGTGACCAATACCAATTATTTTGTCACGACGACGCATGGTAAATATGTACTGACTTTGTTTGAAACACTGCGCGCTGATGAACTGCCTTTTTACGTCAATTTAATGGTGCATTTGGCGCAGCACGGCATTGCTGTCGCCGCGCCGATCGCCAATTTGCAACACCAATATATTGATGAACTCAACGGCAAACCAACGCTGCTAGTACCGTGTTTGCCCGGCTCGGTCGCCGAATCGCCCACCGTAGAACAATGCGCCCAAGTGGGTGAAATGTTGGCCCAAATGCATTTGGCTGCAGCGAGCTATCCAGCCAAAATGCCCAATCCGCGCGGCCCACACTGGTGGACGACCATTGCGCCGACGCTATATTCATTGATGAATCCACAAGACGCCGATTTACTCGCCGCGGAAGTGGCATTACAAACACAGCACCAACACGACACGCTGCCAACTGGGGTGATTCATGCGGATTTATTCCGTGATAATGCCTTGATGAATGGTGAGCACGTAGGCGGTTTTATTGATTTTTATTACGCCTGCACCGACGTCTTGCTGTACGACTTAGCGATCACGCTCAATGATTGGTGCGTACTTGAAGACGGCGAAATCGATGATGAACGGGCACTGGCAATGCTCAAGGCCTACCAAAGCGTGCGACCACTCAATCCTGCCGAAATTCAAGCTTGGCCAACGCTATTGCGTGCTGCGGCACTGCGTTTTTGGGTATCTCGCTTGCTGGACTTTTACCAGCCAGCGGCCGGTGAAATGACATTTGCTAAAGATCCAAGCCACTTCCAGCGCGTCATCAGCCGACACGCGCAACGTCGCAATTTCTGGATTTAA
- a CDS encoding zf-HC2 domain-containing protein, translated as MMKCRDIAFLLSESQDRSLSLSESLQLRLHLFMCKKCTNFSHQLKVIRLASQAQKDDRK; from the coding sequence ATGATGAAATGCCGCGATATTGCTTTTTTACTCTCTGAATCGCAAGATCGATCACTGTCTTTAAGCGAGAGCCTCCAGCTGCGCCTGCATTTATTCATGTGTAAAAAATGCACTAATTTTTCACACCAACTCAAGGTAATACGCCTCGCGAGCCAAGCTCAAAAAGACGATCGCAAATAA
- a CDS encoding type I secretion system permease/ATPase, whose amino-acid sequence MDSSTSSSAKHAFDWHFSENQAHFDPLLDCLVELTRIHGAPWTHEALAAGLPLVENRLTPSLLPRAAKRAGLSARVLRRNLNEIPDRLLPAILLLNDQRACLLLERQADGQYKVRFPEGAESVEILSEAELVELYSGIVLIVRPRFRFDLRTPEMGKIRERHWFWGVVFDNWRIYRDALIAALLINIFALAMPLYSMNVYDRVVPNHAMETLWVLALGAILVLGFDFVLRTARGYILDVASKRIDVTLSALIMERVLGIQMSSRPASVGSFTANLRAFESVRDFIASASITTLVDLPFVLIFFLVLMWISPWLVLPPLVGAILIIAFAWLAQAKMNQLVELTQRASAQRNATLVESMVGLETIKIMGAESEMQRRWERATQFLAQIGGRLKLMSTTTVNFAQAITQLVSVVMVIVGVYLLIEGQLSMGGIIAASMLGGRAMAPLGQVAGLLMQYQNAKTSLGAVESHMQMPIERPADSNFLHRESFRGEIEFRNVTFKYPNNDDIALKNVSFKMNAGEKIAIIGRIGSGKSTIEKLILGLYQPTDGAVLIDGIDTRQIDPAELRRAIGYVPQDPLLFFGSLRQNIAMGAPYAEDNHIIAAADLAGIAEFVNAHPRGFEMPISERGESLSGGQRQAISIARAALNDPPIFMLDEPSSAMDHQSEERLKGRLRTYLAGKTMILVTHRTSLLELVDRLIVIDQGQIMADGPKAQVVEALQQGRIGKAGSSS is encoded by the coding sequence ATGGATAGTTCTACAAGCAGCTCTGCCAAACATGCATTCGATTGGCATTTTAGCGAAAATCAAGCGCATTTCGATCCCCTACTCGATTGCTTAGTCGAGCTCACGCGAATTCATGGTGCGCCGTGGACGCATGAAGCTCTGGCTGCCGGCTTGCCTTTAGTTGAAAACCGGCTTACGCCATCTTTATTGCCACGCGCTGCCAAACGCGCGGGTCTATCAGCACGCGTATTGCGCCGCAACCTCAATGAAATCCCCGATCGCTTGTTGCCGGCCATTTTATTGCTCAATGATCAGCGCGCGTGTTTATTACTTGAACGCCAAGCCGACGGCCAATACAAAGTGCGCTTTCCCGAGGGCGCAGAATCGGTTGAAATCTTAAGCGAAGCCGAATTAGTTGAGCTGTACAGCGGCATTGTGCTGATTGTTCGCCCGCGTTTTCGCTTTGATTTACGCACGCCCGAAATGGGCAAAATTCGTGAACGGCATTGGTTTTGGGGGGTCGTGTTTGATAATTGGCGAATTTACCGCGATGCCTTAATTGCGGCATTGCTGATTAATATTTTTGCCTTAGCCATGCCCTTGTATTCGATGAATGTTTACGATCGGGTGGTGCCCAATCACGCGATGGAGACGCTGTGGGTGCTTGCGCTGGGCGCGATCCTCGTCTTGGGTTTTGATTTCGTACTACGAACTGCGCGCGGCTATATCCTAGATGTCGCCTCAAAACGCATCGACGTGACTTTATCGGCGTTGATTATGGAGCGCGTTTTAGGCATTCAAATGAGCTCGCGCCCCGCTTCAGTGGGCTCATTCACTGCCAATTTGCGAGCATTCGAATCGGTTCGTGATTTTATTGCTTCGGCCTCGATTACCACCTTGGTTGATTTGCCGTTTGTATTGATTTTCTTTTTGGTTTTAATGTGGATTTCGCCGTGGCTGGTGTTACCACCGCTGGTTGGCGCGATTTTAATTATTGCTTTTGCTTGGCTGGCTCAAGCCAAAATGAATCAACTGGTTGAACTGACCCAACGCGCATCGGCACAACGCAATGCCACCTTGGTTGAAAGCATGGTTGGACTTGAAACCATCAAAATCATGGGTGCCGAAAGCGAAATGCAACGGCGCTGGGAGCGTGCTACGCAGTTTTTGGCGCAAATTGGCGGCCGTTTAAAATTAATGTCGACCACCACCGTTAACTTTGCCCAAGCCATCACCCAATTGGTTTCTGTTGTAATGGTGATTGTGGGGGTGTATTTACTGATTGAAGGCCAGCTCTCAATGGGGGGCATTATTGCCGCCTCAATGTTGGGGGGCCGCGCAATGGCACCACTCGGACAAGTAGCCGGTTTATTGATGCAATATCAAAACGCCAAAACCTCGCTTGGCGCGGTTGAGTCGCATATGCAAATGCCGATTGAACGACCTGCCGATAGTAACTTTTTGCACCGTGAATCCTTCCGTGGCGAGATTGAATTTCGCAATGTGACGTTCAAATATCCGAACAATGACGATATCGCCTTAAAAAACGTTAGTTTTAAAATGAATGCCGGAGAAAAAATCGCCATTATTGGCCGAATTGGCTCGGGTAAATCAACCATTGAAAAACTAATCTTAGGGCTGTATCAGCCTACAGACGGCGCGGTGCTTATTGATGGGATCGATACCCGCCAAATTGATCCGGCAGAATTACGTCGGGCCATCGGCTATGTGCCGCAAGATCCATTACTATTTTTTGGCTCATTACGCCAAAACATCGCCATGGGTGCGCCCTACGCCGAAGATAACCACATTATTGCCGCTGCTGATTTGGCGGGGATTGCCGAGTTTGTTAACGCCCATCCGCGTGGCTTTGAAATGCCAATTAGTGAACGCGGCGAATCGCTGTCTGGCGGCCAACGTCAAGCGATCTCCATCGCCCGCGCGGCACTCAATGACCCGCCGATTTTTATGCTCGACGAGCCTAGCAGCGCGATGGATCACCAAAGTGAAGAGCGCCTAAAGGGCCGCTTGCGTACTTATCTCGCCGGTAAAACGATGATTTTAGTCACCCACCGCACCTCATTACTGGAGCTAGTTGATCGACTGATCGTGATCGACCAAGGACAAATCATGGCCGATGGGCCCAAAGCCCAAGTCGTTGAAGCCTTGCAACAAGGTCGAATTGGCAAAGCAGGGAGCAGTTCATAA
- a CDS encoding DUF2782 domain-containing protein, protein MRHLILSLSFCLALPAFAATIGDGVADTPPAMPAETKSTKPQPQPDIRIVEKGDATLTEYRINGRLYQIKVVPKVGQPYFLIDPNGQGNFVTQGNMIDNIAVPSWVILEF, encoded by the coding sequence ATGCGTCACCTTATTTTGAGCCTTAGCTTTTGCTTGGCGCTACCGGCTTTTGCCGCCACCATCGGCGATGGTGTTGCCGATACCCCGCCGGCGATGCCAGCAGAGACCAAATCGACCAAACCCCAGCCGCAACCTGATATTCGTATTGTTGAAAAAGGCGATGCTACGCTCACTGAATACCGCATCAATGGTCGGCTATATCAAATCAAAGTCGTGCCGAAAGTTGGCCAGCCGTATTTCTTAATTGACCCCAACGGCCAAGGTAATTTTGTGACGCAAGGCAATATGATTGATAATATCGCCGTCCCAAGCTGGGTTATATTGGAATTCTGA
- a CDS encoding HlyD family type I secretion periplasmic adaptor subunit: MQRLLQSLKSMWARVQHWSDLVFDRYLFSTDKSDLIDDRDFIADADNVIMEQSPRGARVLIRTAALAVAVLILWAGCAKIDEVTKGDGRVIPSSELQVIQSLDGGIVKQILVHEGQAVKKGDLLIKIDSTRFASSLNEGRAQYLSLKAKAARLDAIANGKALMIPEDVEKEAPDLAAQEKLLYQSKMAELDASMGIAKQQLNQRTQELNEVRTKREQAIQGYDLTKRELDATRPLLKSGAVSDVEVLRLERDVSRYKGEMDGASAQIPRIQSSIAEASRKSQEVDLMFRNQARTELAEASGKLSSISQGNLGLADRVKQSDIRSPMDGTVKQLFANTVGGVVQPGKDIIEIVPAGESLLLEAKVLPKDIAFLRSAQPALVKFSAYDFSIYGGLDAEVVNISADTVKDEKGNAFYLVRVKTKNSFLEKDGKRLPIIPGMMAEVDILTGKKTILSYLIKPVLRAKSSALTER; the protein is encoded by the coding sequence ATGCAGCGACTACTGCAAAGCCTCAAATCAATGTGGGCGCGCGTGCAACATTGGAGCGACTTGGTCTTTGATCGCTATTTATTTAGCACCGATAAAAGCGATTTAATCGACGATAGAGATTTCATCGCCGATGCTGACAATGTCATTATGGAGCAAAGCCCACGCGGCGCTCGCGTACTGATTCGCACTGCTGCGCTAGCTGTGGCGGTACTCATACTCTGGGCCGGTTGCGCCAAAATCGATGAAGTCACCAAAGGCGATGGCCGGGTGATTCCATCGAGTGAATTACAAGTGATTCAAAGTTTGGACGGCGGGATCGTCAAACAAATTTTGGTACATGAAGGCCAAGCCGTAAAAAAAGGCGATTTGCTGATCAAAATTGACTCGACCCGTTTTGCCTCGTCGCTGAATGAAGGCCGCGCACAATATTTGTCGCTCAAAGCCAAAGCCGCCCGCCTTGACGCCATTGCCAATGGCAAAGCACTCATGATTCCTGAGGATGTTGAAAAAGAAGCGCCCGATCTGGCCGCACAGGAAAAGCTACTTTATCAATCCAAAATGGCCGAGCTCGATGCCAGTATGGGCATTGCTAAGCAGCAACTGAATCAAAGAACGCAAGAGCTCAATGAAGTGCGCACCAAGCGTGAGCAAGCGATTCAAGGCTACGATCTGACTAAGCGTGAGCTCGATGCCACTCGCCCACTATTAAAAAGTGGCGCCGTCTCGGACGTTGAAGTTTTACGTTTAGAGCGAGACGTATCTCGCTACAAGGGTGAGATGGACGGGGCTTCGGCGCAGATACCCCGTATTCAATCCTCTATTGCAGAAGCCAGCAGAAAATCGCAAGAAGTCGACTTAATGTTTCGCAACCAAGCGCGCACTGAGCTCGCCGAAGCTTCAGGCAAACTGAGCAGCATCAGCCAAGGCAATTTAGGCCTAGCCGACCGAGTGAAACAATCGGATATTCGCTCCCCAATGGACGGCACAGTGAAACAACTCTTTGCCAATACCGTTGGCGGCGTCGTTCAGCCCGGTAAAGACATTATCGAAATCGTACCAGCAGGTGAAAGCTTACTGCTAGAAGCCAAAGTCTTACCCAAAGACATTGCTTTTTTACGTTCAGCACAACCGGCTTTAGTTAAATTTTCTGCGTATGACTTTTCGATCTATGGTGGATTAGATGCTGAAGTTGTCAACATTAGTGCTGATACTGTCAAAGACGAGAAAGGCAATGCGTTTTATTTGGTTCGAGTCAAAACCAAAAATAGCTTTTTAGAAAAAGACGGTAAACGTTTACCAATTATTCCGGGGATGATGGCTGAAGTGGATATCTTAACCGGTAAAAAAACGATTCTTTCTTATTTAATCAAGCCAGTACTTCGGGCTAAATCTTCTGCATTGACCGAACGATGA
- a CDS encoding sigma-70 family RNA polymerase sigma factor, which translates to MAISANELQSHHSALLRYALFQLGDMPLAEDVVQETLLAALEKPESFTGQSSVKTWLTAILKYKIIDVQRRRYRDPQLISPLIDEENDKSDFDSLFDSHGHWGSEAPRNWGQPEANLSDQHFWQTYHLCATKMPKRTAMVFTLREVMELDINEICQQLEITATNCSVMLYRARMSLRLCLEKNWFDAKISGTTS; encoded by the coding sequence ATGGCCATCTCGGCAAACGAGTTGCAATCTCATCATTCGGCCTTATTACGCTATGCGCTGTTTCAGCTTGGCGATATGCCTTTGGCCGAAGATGTAGTGCAAGAAACTTTGCTGGCAGCGCTCGAAAAGCCCGAGTCTTTTACCGGGCAATCCAGCGTCAAAACTTGGTTAACCGCCATTTTGAAGTACAAAATTATTGACGTACAACGTCGCCGCTACCGCGATCCGCAACTGATCTCTCCGCTGATCGACGAAGAAAACGATAAAAGCGATTTTGATTCACTGTTTGATTCGCACGGTCACTGGGGCAGCGAAGCGCCACGCAACTGGGGCCAGCCCGAAGCCAATTTAAGTGATCAGCATTTCTGGCAAACGTATCATCTGTGCGCGACCAAAATGCCCAAGCGCACCGCCATGGTGTTTACCTTGCGTGAGGTCATGGAGTTAGACATCAACGAAATTTGTCAGCAATTGGAGATCACCGCGACTAATTGCTCGGTGATGCTGTATCGCGCTCGTATGAGCTTACGGCTGTGTCTAGAAAAAAACTGGTTTGACGCAAAAATATCGGGGACCACATCATGA
- the polA gene encoding DNA polymerase I translates to MATLLLIDGSSYLYRAFHAIRDLTAPDGTPSNALYGFVNMLKKLRQQTPADYIACVFDAKGPTFRDALYDQYKAQRPSMPDELRVQIAPIHQAVAAFGIPILMINGVEADDVIGTLAREASRQGITTIMSTGDKDMAQLVDEYARIENSMTSEVLRRDEVFAKFNVWPEQIVDYLALIGDTVDNVPGVPKCGPKTAAKWLAEYQTLDNIIAHADEIKGVVGQNLRDTLPWLPMAKALVTIKCDVDLSAEIPQGMADLVPTSEDSATLLALFKQFGFRSWVRELESRAPAVSSGSDDLFAEKTAGIATQVIAEEAPIEIPAAPIIERHYVTIQTAAQLSDWLAKINAAAITAFDTETTSLDAMQARLVGMSFSVTEGEAAYLPLAHCGPDHAEQLPFDETLALLKPWLESSQHGKVGQNLKYDQHVLANYGIELAGICDDTLLMSYVLASHEKHNMDDQAERELGETTIKYADICGKGAKQIGFAEVDVDTATRYAAEDADITLRLAHTLKPRLTGRLLEVYRDIEMPSRDVLYIMERNGVLLDSALLQKQSHEIGLRLIELENHAYELAGQPFNLASPKQLGEIFFEKLQLPVIKKTPKGAPSTDEEVLSELAKDYPLPKVLLEHRSLSKLKSTYTDKLPLMVNPKTGRIHTSFNQTVAVTGRLSSSEPNLQNIPVRTAEGRKIREAFIAPAGSKIVSADYSQIELRIMAHLSNDAAMLKAFEQGQDIHKATAAEVFGIALDEVSSEQRRYAKSINFGLIYGMGVFGLAQQLEITREAAKTFIERYFNRFYSVADYMEQTRQSVRELGYVETVFGRRLWLPEIKSSNGAKRAGAERAAINGPMQGTAADLIKLAMIAVAKWLDAEQLQSKLLLQVHDELILEVPEAELELVTRKLPEIMASVAQLKVPLLAEVGVGNNWEEAH, encoded by the coding sequence ATGGCAACGCTGCTTTTAATCGATGGATCATCTTATTTGTATCGCGCTTTCCATGCGATTCGAGATTTAACCGCCCCCGATGGTACACCTAGCAATGCGCTGTATGGCTTTGTGAATATGTTGAAAAAACTGCGTCAGCAAACCCCAGCTGATTATATCGCGTGTGTGTTCGATGCCAAAGGACCGACGTTTCGCGATGCACTTTATGATCAATATAAAGCGCAGCGCCCATCGATGCCCGATGAGCTACGCGTGCAAATCGCGCCGATTCATCAAGCCGTGGCCGCGTTTGGGATTCCGATTTTGATGATCAATGGCGTTGAAGCCGACGATGTGATCGGTACCTTAGCGCGCGAAGCGAGCCGCCAAGGCATTACGACCATTATGTCGACTGGCGATAAAGACATGGCGCAATTGGTGGATGAATACGCGCGAATCGAAAACAGCATGACTAGCGAAGTGCTACGCCGCGATGAAGTGTTTGCCAAATTTAATGTGTGGCCCGAGCAAATCGTTGATTATTTGGCATTGATTGGCGACACCGTGGACAACGTGCCGGGCGTGCCAAAATGCGGCCCAAAAACCGCCGCCAAATGGTTGGCTGAATATCAAACCCTCGACAATATCATCGCTCACGCTGATGAAATCAAAGGTGTAGTGGGACAAAATCTGCGTGATACCTTGCCGTGGTTGCCGATGGCCAAAGCCTTGGTCACGATTAAATGTGATGTGGATTTAAGCGCCGAAATCCCGCAAGGCATGGCCGATTTAGTGCCAACGAGCGAAGACAGCGCGACCTTATTGGCGCTGTTTAAGCAGTTTGGTTTTCGTAGCTGGGTACGCGAATTAGAAAGTCGCGCGCCCGCAGTTAGCAGCGGCAGTGATGATTTATTCGCAGAAAAAACCGCAGGTATTGCTACCCAAGTAATAGCAGAAGAGGCGCCGATTGAAATACCTGCCGCACCCATCATTGAGCGGCATTATGTAACTATTCAAACCGCAGCGCAGCTCAGCGATTGGCTAGCCAAAATCAATGCCGCAGCAATCACCGCTTTTGATACCGAAACCACCAGCCTAGACGCCATGCAGGCGCGCTTGGTGGGGATGTCGTTTTCGGTGACTGAGGGCGAGGCGGCGTATTTGCCCTTGGCGCATTGCGGCCCAGATCATGCCGAACAACTGCCGTTTGATGAAACCTTGGCTTTGTTAAAACCGTGGTTAGAATCAAGCCAGCACGGCAAAGTTGGGCAAAACCTGAAATACGATCAACATGTTTTAGCCAATTACGGTATTGAGCTGGCGGGCATTTGTGATGACACTTTATTGATGTCTTACGTATTGGCCAGCCATGAAAAGCACAATATGGATGATCAAGCGGAACGAGAGCTCGGTGAAACCACGATTAAATACGCTGATATTTGCGGTAAAGGCGCCAAGCAAATTGGCTTTGCCGAGGTCGATGTTGATACCGCCACTCGGTATGCGGCCGAAGACGCTGATATTACTTTGCGCCTGGCGCATACCCTTAAGCCACGGTTAACCGGCCGCTTGCTTGAAGTCTACCGCGACATCGAAATGCCATCGCGCGATGTGCTGTACATTATGGAACGCAACGGCGTATTGCTTGATTCGGCTTTATTGCAAAAGCAAAGCCACGAGATTGGTTTGCGCTTAATTGAATTAGAAAACCACGCTTACGAGCTGGCAGGTCAGCCGTTTAATTTGGCGTCACCCAAGCAATTGGGCGAAATCTTTTTTGAAAAACTGCAATTGCCAGTGATTAAAAAAACCCCGAAAGGCGCGCCATCCACCGACGAAGAAGTGTTGAGCGAATTGGCCAAAGATTATCCCTTGCCCAAAGTGCTGCTCGAGCATCGTAGTTTGTCGAAATTAAAATCCACCTATACCGACAAACTGCCGTTAATGGTGAACCCAAAAACGGGCCGAATTCATACCAGTTTTAATCAAACCGTTGCAGTTACTGGGCGTTTGAGCTCGTCCGAGCCGAATTTGCAAAATATCCCGGTGCGAACTGCTGAAGGCCGCAAAATTCGCGAAGCGTTTATCGCGCCAGCGGGCAGCAAAATTGTTTCGGCCGATTACTCGCAAATCGAGCTGCGGATTATGGCGCATTTATCTAACGATGCCGCGATGCTCAAAGCGTTTGAACAAGGGCAAGACATTCACAAAGCCACTGCCGCCGAAGTGTTTGGCATTGCGCTGGACGAAGTGAGCAGCGAGCAGCGCCGTTATGCCAAATCGATTAACTTTGGTTTGATTTACGGCATGGGCGTGTTTGGTTTGGCGCAGCAATTGGAAATCACCCGCGAAGCGGCCAAAACCTTTATCGAGCGCTATTTTAATCGCTTTTACAGCGTGGCCGATTATATGGAGCAAACGCGGCAATCGGTGCGCGAGCTAGGTTATGTCGAAACCGTGTTTGGTCGCCGGTTATGGCTGCCCGAAATCAAATCGAGCAATGGCGCCAAACGCGCCGGTGCCGAGCGCGCGGCGATTAACGGCCCAATGCAAGGTACTGCCGCTGATTTAATCAAATTGGCAATGATTGCGGTGGCCAAGTGGTTGGATGCCGAACAATTGCAAAGTAAGTTATTACTGCAAGTGCACGATGAATTGATCTTGGAAGTGCCTGAAGCCGAGTTGGAATTGGTGACGCGCAAGCTGCCCGAAATCATGGCCAGCGTGGCGCAACTCAAAGTGCCGTTATTGGCCGAAGTCGGCGTGGGCAATAATTGGGAAGAGGCGCATTGA
- a CDS encoding response regulator transcription factor — protein MTPAIYFYTQDSGLLRHWQASFDGVELPQQEWAHAAGSIAVIDSQYPALPAWNEPIWQQRMQHQFVIVVNTFPNDEEGYAVLLAGAAAYCHAAAPKELLQQVISAVISGEIWAGRSLVLRLLNAVNRLPAKPDPLLVLSDREREVAHAAARGQSNKEIARALNITERTVKAHLSACFEKLKVNDRVQLTLKVNGIN, from the coding sequence ATGACACCAGCCATTTATTTTTATACTCAAGACAGTGGCCTATTGCGCCACTGGCAAGCCAGCTTTGATGGCGTTGAGTTGCCACAACAAGAATGGGCACATGCTGCTGGTAGTATTGCGGTTATCGATAGCCAATACCCAGCACTGCCTGCATGGAACGAGCCGATTTGGCAGCAACGGATGCAGCATCAGTTCGTTATCGTCGTGAATACCTTCCCGAACGATGAAGAAGGTTATGCAGTGCTTTTGGCGGGCGCTGCGGCGTATTGCCATGCTGCGGCACCGAAAGAATTATTACAGCAAGTCATTAGCGCTGTTATTTCTGGCGAAATCTGGGCTGGTCGTAGCTTGGTATTGCGCTTACTGAATGCCGTCAACCGACTTCCAGCAAAACCCGACCCACTCTTAGTGCTGTCTGATCGTGAACGAGAAGTCGCGCACGCGGCTGCCCGTGGTCAAAGCAATAAAGAAATCGCCCGCGCGCTCAATATCACCGAACGTACGGTTAAAGCGCATTTGAGTGCTTGTTTCGAAAAACTCAAGGTCAATGACCGAGTTCAACTGACACTCAAAGTCAACGGCATCAATTAA